The DNA segment GCCCCAGTATTAATCCATCGGAAGAGAAAGGATACTATCTATTTCGAGGAGAGAGGAACAGGGTTTTCGGGTTCGATTTTAATACCTGGTATAAAAAATTGAATCTTTACGCTGAATATGCCAAGTGCATAAGTTATGGTGAAGCATGGTTGGTTCAGCCTATGCTCAAATTAAGCAACTTTACTTTATGGGCGATTATCTATAAATATGACCCAGATTACTATAACGAACATAGTAGTGCCACCACTATAGTTGGGCGTAAAGATGAAGACTGGAATGAAAATGGAGTATTCCTTGGTGGAAAGTATGAGGATAGAGAGAGAGAAGTGCAAATTTATTTTAGGCCTGTTGGCCATCCTTGGAGAGAAGATAATTTAATGCCCACAAAGGATAAGGAGTTCTGGTTCAATATTAAACAAAGAGTATCAAGGAAGCTGGAACTATATTTCCGACAGTGGAACCACTGGTATGATAAAAAGATAGAAAATAGAGATTTATACCAGAGCTGGAAGAAAACGAGAGTGCAGGTTACCTGGAATCCGGATGGCAAGGTGAGGTTTAAGGTAAGGTGGGATGGGAGAAAGAATAGTATTTATGAGCTTAAGCAAGTGGATAGAGGACACTTAATTTTTGGCGACCTCAAATACAATGCAACTCGTAAGTTAAAACTTGAAGGGAGGCTCATCTTCTTCGAAGCTGAGCCAGGAGTTGCTATGAGCGAAATTGAATTCTTATGGCCTATGGGTTTGACTCCCTTCCATTGGTGGACTTATGGTAAAGGTGTAAGGTACTACTTAATGGTAACACAAGAAATTACAAAAAATACCAGGCTATGGATTAAATATGAAAATACACGCTATTACAATGATTATGGCATAAGCAGTCCGGAAAATAAAGAAGAGTTAGATAAGATAATCGGAAGCAGAAGACACGTGTTCAGGTTACAGTGGGATGTGAAGTGGTGAGACCATCAGAAACTTCGAAAATAGGTGGGGTACAAAGGAAAGATGAAAAAAGAGAGAATTGTTTTTGTGTTGGTTAGTATTTTTTGTTTTTTGGTTTCGAGAGTTGACGCGCTTACTTATCTGGGAGTTTCTCACTTAGGAGATCCCATTTCTGGAATTGGGGCTCGATCTATGGGAATGGGAGGGACATCAATTGCCAGTGCAACCGATTCTTCTTCTATCTTTGTAAATCCCTCCTGTCTCGGGGTTTTGGAGAAGAAGGAATTTTCATTAGCCCTGGGAATAGCGCCGGTTGTAGAAAAAGTGGTTACAGAAGATGAATTGACTTATTTTAATTCTCATTACTATTTTCAACTCAACAGTGCTGTAGTTGCTTTCCCGGTTAAAAGAAAGTTAATGCTGGCTTTAGGGCTTGCTCCCTTATACGACAACAATTACCAGCATGAGAAGTCCATCTTTGATGCAGGCTCGCCGGGCGAGAAAATTGGCTCTGCCAGTATCAATGGAAAAGGAACCCTCTATGCCTATAGTTTAGGAGGAGCATGGAAGCCCACGCCATATTTATATATAGGTGGAACGATTAACTTCTTGGAAGGAGAGAGTAGTCTTAAGAGCAGTTCGACTATTTACGCTTCTCCTCCAACTGCCGTAACCGAGCTCAAATCAAAGATTTCTGGTTTTAACTTCACGCTCGGAGGAATGCTTTATTTCACTGATGAGTTTAGAGCTGGATTTATTGTTAACACAAAGGGAAAAGTCAATGATAAATGGGAAGCAGATTATCCTACGTCCAAAGAAGAAGGCAAAACAGAGCTGAAATTTCCTCTGTCTTACGGCCTTGGTGTAGCCTATACTTTCATTGATGAAATCTCTACCACAATAGCGGCTGAGATTATCTTTAGCGAATGGTCGAGATTTAAATCGGGAACCAATTACCGGGATACCTTTGAATTTCGTATTGGTGCAGAGCACTACCTGAGAGATGCTCTTTGTTTAAGATATGGTTTCTATTTTCAACCCTTTTATGGCAGTAAAGAGTTTCAGATGGTCTCCTTTACTGGAGGCCTGGGATACAGATTTAACGATATATTATCTTTCGATTTTGCCGGGGAGTTCGGCAAAAGGAATTATTATGGAGATGCTGCCTTCTTTGAGGAGCGTCAGAGAATAGATGAGACGGTAATGAGGATACTGGTAGCCATAAGAGTTCAACATTAAAAAGCTATGTGCTTTAACACATAGAGGAATCAGATTATGATCTAAACTTCTAGTTTAGCATAAACAAGGGGCCTATGGATTCAAAAAAGAGTACTTGACTTTTTATTGGTTGGTGTGCTAAATTAAATTAGTTAATTTTGTTTTAAAAAGGGGGGCGTATTATGAAATTTGTAACTTTTGAAGAAAGAGGAAGGTTAAGAGTTGGTGTGGTCGTGGATAATAATGTGATAGACCTGAATGGAGCATGTATTAGCTATTTATCCAAGGTTAAAAAGGTTACCAATCCCGAGGAAACCGCCTGCCGGACTGTACCCGTTTCCATGGTGGAATTTATTGCAGCTGGAGAGCCCGCGCTTAAAGCAGCCAAAGAGATAGTTGGTTATGTTGAAGGTGAAAAATTCAATGTGCCGGGTGCTGTTTTTCCCCTGGAAAAAGTGAAATTGAAAGCTCCCATACCGAGACCGCCTAAGATAGTCTGTATTGGCATAAATTATGAAGACTATCGCAAGCAGTTGGGTTATCCCAAGCCTGAGGTTCCTATCTTTTTTATCAGAGCCCAATCCACGGTGACAGGTCCTGATGAGCCTATTGTCATACCGAAAGGCGGGAAATGGCCCGGGACAACTTCTAAATGTCTTTTCCAGGAGTGGGAGTTCACTGTAGTGATTGGGAAGAAGGGCAAGCATATTCCCAAAGAGAAAGCGTATGATTATATTTTTGGATATACAATGATTGTAGATGTCACAGCTCACGATATAGAGATGATTCAGCCAGGCCATGTAATGTACCAGCAGAGGTGCAAGGCGTTTGACACTTTTTGCCCTATGGGTCCCTGGATTGTGACTAAGGATGAAGTTCCTGACCCACATAATGTGAAAATGATTAGAAAGAGAAATGGCAAAGTCGAGTGCGAATCGAACACGAAGAATTTAATTTTTAAGATACCGGAAATTCTCGAATTCTTAAGCGATATTATGACTTTGGAGCCGGGAGACATATTTTCCACGGCCAGTCCTCCAGCAGGTCCTGAAGAAGGGCTTCAGCCGGGCGATGTGATTGAGTCTATTGCTGAGGGAATAGTTAATTTGAGAAACCCTATTATCATGGAAAAATAATTACACAAAAGAAGCCTGCTTAATAGTAAATCTCACCACATTTCTCCTATCTCAGAGATTCGTATCAACTGAATCGGCCTCACACAAGGACAATGAATGAGGAGATTTGGTTTAACGCCACTCATCTTGACTGTTATCAGCTATATTTTAGGAATTCTCCTGGGCAATTTCTTCGCGGGAGCTAAATATTTCTGGTTTCTAATAATTTTTTTATCTTTCTTCGGACTGGCTTCAATTTTCTATTTTATTCTTCAGCGAAAACCAGGAACTATTGTTTTAATCTTTTCCGTTTTAGCCTTCCTCGCTTTGGGTATTGCTCGACATTTGGGAACCCGCCTTCTACCTCCTGATGAGATAAGCCGCTGTATTTCTTTTCAAACTCCGAAGAGAAGTCGTCTTACTGGTGTTGTAGTTTCAATTCCTAATAAGGCATCAGAAAAAATCAATTTTGTTTTAGCTTGCGAAAGATTAACCACTGATAAGAGAGAAATAGAAGTAACAGGAAAAACGCAGGTCTTTCTCTATACTTCTGAGCCTATCCAGATAAATTATGGAGATAGACTGAACATTTATGGTAGACTTTCCTCTCCTTTTGCGTTAACTAACCCGGGAGTATTCGACTATCGAAAATATCTAAGCTATCGGAATATCCATTCGCTTTTTTCCGTCTACAGGAGTGAAGATATTGAAATATCAGGGCGGGGAAAGATAGGCATCTTCCGTTCGGTTATTTTAAGAATTCGAAGAAGAATAGAATTCGTTATCAAGAACACCCTGCCTCAATTGGAATCTTCAATTCTTGCGGGGGTGATGCTGGGAGAGAGAACTGCTTTACCCAGACAGATTCAAGGGATATTTACTGATGCCGGAGTAATCCACACATTGGCTGTGAGCGGGTTGCACGTTGGGTTAGTCCTTTTCATATTCTATGCCTTCTTTCGGGTAATGGGAATTCCCAAAAAGACAACCTATTTTTTGACAATATTGGTGGTCATTCTATATGCTCAGGTGGCTGGTGGTCGGCCCTCTGCTATAAGGGCATCGATTATGGCTACCTGCGGGCTGGTGGCAATTCTTTTGGAACGGGATAAACATCTATATAATAGTTTAGCTCTGGCTGCTTTGATTATTCTACTGTTGAATCCTTTTACTCTATTTGATGTTGGGTTTCAACTCTCATTTATGGCAACCTTAGGAATCCTCTATCTTACTCCCCATTTCCTGGGTTATTTTCGTTTCAGTAAACCTCGTAAGTTCATTACTTACATTTTAACTTCGCTGGGAGTCTCTGCTGGAGCATTGGTTGGTGTCTATCCCATAGTTGCCTTCTACTTTAATAAAATTTCCTTAATTGCTCTAATCTCCAACATTCTGGTTGTTCCTCAGGTTGCTATAATTATAGCCCTGGGATTTGCCGCGTCAATATTTGGTCTTTTCTCACTGGGGCTTGCTCAGGTCATTAACACAATTAACAGGCTATTCATAATTATTCTACTCAGATGTGTTGGATTTTTTGCTTCATTACCATTCTCGTTTAAATACGTAGTGAGTCCTTCTCTTATATTTTTGTTAGCTTACTACCTTTTCTTTGTCTTTTTGCCGAAAATAGAATCTTCCCGCTTTGCTCGCAGGCTTCTCTTGTTTTTTCCCCTTATTTTTCTGTTCTCAATAACTGGAAAGAAACTATTACCTTCTCATAATCTATCGATTACTTTTCTCGATGTAGGACAGGGAGATGCCATCCACCTTAGACTGCCTGACAGGAGAGACATATTAATAGACGGTGGTGGCGTAATAGGAAAATTCGATATAGGAGAAAAAGTAGTAATTCCTTGCTTATTGAAAAATGGCGTCTCCAGGATAGACGCTATCTTTTTGACTCACCCCCATTATAACCATATAAGAGGTTTAATTCCTATTTTGAAAAAATTTAAAGTAAAAAAAGTGTACTATAATGGACAAAATTACAATGATGACCTTGTTGATGAGTTCTTTCAGATTATCAAAGAGAAGAGAATTCCCCTGAAATATATAGCTTATGACGAAAAAGTTGAATATAAAGATGTAAAACTTCATATTCTGAATCCCAGAATTATGAGAGAGAATATTGATAGTAATTCTTTGGTTATGAAGTTGAGCTACAGAGATTTTGGAATTTTATTCACAGGAGATATTGATTATGAGGTCCAGGAGGAGTTAACCAGAGAAGAGATTGAAAGCGATATTCTGCAGATACCTAATCATGGTAGAGGGATGGTATCTCCAAAATTCTTATATAAAGTGGCTCCTAAATATGGTATAATACCAACCAAATTTCAAGTTAGAAAATTGGAAGAAAGGTATAGTAAGATAAAATTTTTCTCTACTTCTAAGAATGGCGCTATCGTTATAAGAACTGATGGGAAGTCTTTCCAGATAGAACCAATGAGAGAGGGGGAATATTGAAAGAATTATTAGTAATAAAGATTGGCGGGAAACTTTTGAAACAGGCAGTGTTGGATAGTCACCTGGAAAATGTTATCTCGCTGGCAAAGGGAGGGAAACATCCAGTCATTGTTCATGGTGGTGGGCTGGAAATTACTGAAAAGCTGGGTGGTTTGGGTAAGAAGACGAGATTTGTCAAAGGACAAAGGTACACAGATGGTGAAAGTCTGGAAATTGTGGAAATGGTTCTGGCAGGTATAAATCGCAGGATAGTGAGGAGGATTAATCTTTTGGGAGGGAGGGCTGTGGGCATTTCAGGGAAGGATGCTTTTTTAGTAGAAGCGAAGAAGCTGGAAGGAAAACATGATCTGGGATATGTGGCTGAAGTGGAGAGGGTAAATCCTGAAATTCTACACATCCTTTTGGATAATGGTTTCATCCCGGTTATCTCTCCTATGGCTATGGATAAGAAAGGAGTCACTTATAACATCAATGCCGATATCTTTGCCTCCCAATTTTCAGCAAATATTGGAGCAGAAAGATTAGTCTTCTTAACTGATGTGCCCGGCATTCTGGAAAATCCTCAAGATGAGAAGTCTGTAATCGAACAGATAAAAATAAAAGAGGTTGAGGAGCTGGTGAGAAAGGGAACGATTACTGCGGGGATGATTCCTAAGATAAATTCCTGCGTCCAAGCCCTCCAGAAAGGTGTAAAAGAGATAGATGTCCTTGATGGTCGAAAAAAAGATGCTCTTTCACCTCTCATTGATAAACAGATGAAATTGGAAGGAACGAAAATAATAGAGTAGGGGCGGCACTCCGTGGCCGCCCGAAAGGAAGCAAAGCTTACGCTTTGCTGCTACAAGTGGTGGTATGTGATGGATTATTCGGTTGTGATTCCTGTTTATAACGAAAGGGATAATATCGAGATTTTA comes from the bacterium genome and includes:
- a CDS encoding fumarylacetoacetate hydrolase family protein, with the protein product MKFVTFEERGRLRVGVVVDNNVIDLNGACISYLSKVKKVTNPEETACRTVPVSMVEFIAAGEPALKAAKEIVGYVEGEKFNVPGAVFPLEKVKLKAPIPRPPKIVCIGINYEDYRKQLGYPKPEVPIFFIRAQSTVTGPDEPIVIPKGGKWPGTTSKCLFQEWEFTVVIGKKGKHIPKEKAYDYIFGYTMIVDVTAHDIEMIQPGHVMYQQRCKAFDTFCPMGPWIVTKDEVPDPHNVKMIRKRNGKVECESNTKNLIFKIPEILEFLSDIMTLEPGDIFSTASPPAGPEEGLQPGDVIESIAEGIVNLRNPIIMEK
- a CDS encoding DNA internalization-related competence protein ComEC/Rec2; its protein translation is MRRFGLTPLILTVISYILGILLGNFFAGAKYFWFLIIFLSFFGLASIFYFILQRKPGTIVLIFSVLAFLALGIARHLGTRLLPPDEISRCISFQTPKRSRLTGVVVSIPNKASEKINFVLACERLTTDKREIEVTGKTQVFLYTSEPIQINYGDRLNIYGRLSSPFALTNPGVFDYRKYLSYRNIHSLFSVYRSEDIEISGRGKIGIFRSVILRIRRRIEFVIKNTLPQLESSILAGVMLGERTALPRQIQGIFTDAGVIHTLAVSGLHVGLVLFIFYAFFRVMGIPKKTTYFLTILVVILYAQVAGGRPSAIRASIMATCGLVAILLERDKHLYNSLALAALIILLLNPFTLFDVGFQLSFMATLGILYLTPHFLGYFRFSKPRKFITYILTSLGVSAGALVGVYPIVAFYFNKISLIALISNILVVPQVAIIIALGFAASIFGLFSLGLAQVINTINRLFIIILLRCVGFFASLPFSFKYVVSPSLIFLLAYYLFFVFLPKIESSRFARRLLLFFPLIFLFSITGKKLLPSHNLSITFLDVGQGDAIHLRLPDRRDILIDGGGVIGKFDIGEKVVIPCLLKNGVSRIDAIFLTHPHYNHIRGLIPILKKFKVKKVYYNGQNYNDDLVDEFFQIIKEKRIPLKYIAYDEKVEYKDVKLHILNPRIMRENIDSNSLVMKLSYRDFGILFTGDIDYEVQEELTREEIESDILQIPNHGRGMVSPKFLYKVAPKYGIIPTKFQVRKLEERYSKIKFFSTSKNGAIVIRTDGKSFQIEPMREGEY
- the argB gene encoding acetylglutamate kinase — its product is MKELLVIKIGGKLLKQAVLDSHLENVISLAKGGKHPVIVHGGGLEITEKLGGLGKKTRFVKGQRYTDGESLEIVEMVLAGINRRIVRRINLLGGRAVGISGKDAFLVEAKKLEGKHDLGYVAEVERVNPEILHILLDNGFIPVISPMAMDKKGVTYNINADIFASQFSANIGAERLVFLTDVPGILENPQDEKSVIEQIKIKEVEELVRKGTITAGMIPKINSCVQALQKGVKEIDVLDGRKKDALSPLIDKQMKLEGTKIIE